The following proteins are encoded in a genomic region of Streptomyces sp. NBC_01723:
- a CDS encoding WXG100 family type VII secretion target, which translates to MAKDLDITYQDMRDAAKHVVKEKEKLQEKLDGLRKYIANLVESGYVTKSSSKAFDDNFDEFTKGAKDTLDGLDGMGDYLTTAADKFEQIDEELAKQARSK; encoded by the coding sequence ATGGCCAAAGACCTTGACATCACATACCAGGACATGCGGGATGCGGCCAAGCATGTCGTGAAGGAGAAGGAAAAGCTCCAGGAGAAGCTCGACGGCCTCCGCAAGTACATCGCGAACCTGGTCGAGTCGGGCTATGTCACGAAGTCCTCCTCGAAGGCCTTCGACGACAACTTCGACGAGTTCACCAAGGGCGCGAAGGACACGCTCGACGGCCTCGACGGCATGGGCGACTACCTGACCACGGCCGCGGACAAGTTCGAGCAGATCGACGAGGAACTGGCGAAGCAGGCGCGGAGCAAGTAG
- a CDS encoding enoyl-CoA hydratase/isomerase family protein: MAGTRPAFPNIGWDPTPGDVEDTRELAKKLGSLASDLGTAVKELERIECGAWKGKTAIAFTEYIGEDVTPLIRKSFESFDKASRALHRWSNELKDFQDEANRLEKSAGTKLDEKADAEAKADGKGSKELGEASSAVDGVIQKVHDLEERFKEAARRIGKELDKAGDIAPNEPGFWDKLGKGIADAWDATGDWLKEHADLIKAIGDVLSDITAVLGMLAIVTLPFPPLSAIFGTAALIGAGLSLATHGVAKAAGADVSWAQLGLDAVGLLPGIGMFGKGVKVVGAGKAAATASKLGKGFEATSVGRARVLLSFGGESTHLQGGLGKAGLVKIGGFSDEVYEVAHSTSGLMSRMGGLSVAGYHQGQLIGTKGANFIPGVNLEPFSAAGMALDAGLKVAPKIYGHVTAD; encoded by the coding sequence GTGGCCGGCACGCGTCCCGCGTTCCCGAACATAGGCTGGGACCCGACTCCCGGAGACGTCGAGGACACTCGCGAGCTCGCCAAGAAGCTCGGCAGTCTCGCCAGTGACCTGGGCACGGCGGTGAAGGAACTCGAACGCATCGAGTGCGGCGCCTGGAAGGGCAAGACCGCTATCGCCTTCACCGAGTACATCGGCGAAGACGTCACCCCGCTCATCCGCAAGAGCTTCGAGTCCTTCGACAAGGCCTCCCGTGCGCTGCATCGCTGGTCCAACGAGCTGAAGGACTTCCAGGACGAGGCCAACCGGCTCGAGAAGTCCGCCGGGACCAAACTCGACGAGAAGGCCGACGCCGAGGCGAAGGCCGACGGCAAGGGAAGTAAGGAACTCGGCGAGGCGTCCAGCGCCGTCGACGGCGTCATCCAGAAGGTCCACGACCTCGAGGAGCGCTTCAAGGAGGCCGCTCGCCGTATCGGCAAGGAGCTGGACAAGGCCGGTGACATCGCCCCCAACGAGCCCGGCTTCTGGGACAAGCTCGGCAAGGGCATAGCCGACGCCTGGGATGCCACCGGCGACTGGCTGAAGGAGCACGCGGATCTGATCAAGGCGATCGGCGACGTGCTCAGCGACATCACGGCGGTCCTGGGCATGCTGGCCATCGTGACCCTTCCGTTCCCGCCCCTATCGGCGATCTTCGGCACGGCCGCGCTGATCGGCGCCGGGCTGTCCCTGGCAACGCACGGCGTGGCGAAGGCGGCAGGTGCCGACGTCAGCTGGGCACAACTCGGCCTCGACGCCGTGGGCCTGCTGCCGGGCATCGGCATGTTCGGCAAGGGGGTCAAGGTGGTGGGAGCGGGCAAGGCGGCCGCCACCGCGAGCAAGCTGGGCAAGGGCTTCGAGGCCACCAGTGTGGGAAGAGCGCGCGTCTTGCTGTCCTTCGGCGGGGAGTCCACCCACTTGCAGGGCGGGCTGGGCAAGGCGGGCCTGGTGAAGATCGGTGGCTTCTCCGACGAGGTGTACGAGGTGGCGCACTCGACGAGCGGCCTCATGTCGCGGATGGGCGGTCTCTCCGTCGCCGGATACCACCAGGGACAATTGATCGGGACCAAGGGCGCGAACTTCATCCCAGGAGTGAACCTCGAACCGTTCAGTGCGGCGGGAATGGCTTTGGACGCCGGGCTCAAGGTCGCGCCGAAGATCTATGGACATGTGACCGCCGACTGA
- a CDS encoding CpaF family protein, whose translation MTAVDHSLVKRFRQDAGDRIAEQRRQDQAAGVTPMSTEDERHYARAVIAQILEEYARAEINAGRTPLDAETEEAYAAAVHAALFGVGRLQPLLDDPEVENIDINGCDHVFVGYSDGREARGEPVAETDEELIELIQILGAYSGLSSRPFDSANPQLDLRLPDGSRLSAVMDVARRPALSIRRARMGKVFISDLVGNGTLAPELGHFLACAVRARKNIMIAGATNAGKTTLLRALANEIPPHERLITVERALELGLDTFPDLHPNVVAFEERLPNSEGQGTISMAELVRRSLRMNPSRVIVGEVLGDEIVTMLNAMSQGNDGSLSTIHANSSHEVFNRISTYALQASERLPIEASQMLVAGAVNFVVFIQRRNNFQSGGRLQRVVTSVREVNGVDGRVLSSEVFAEAPDGQVVPHAPIACLEELIAYGYRPNGTWG comes from the coding sequence ATGACCGCTGTCGACCACTCGTTGGTCAAGCGGTTCCGGCAGGACGCCGGCGACCGCATCGCCGAGCAGCGCCGCCAGGACCAGGCCGCCGGCGTCACGCCGATGTCCACCGAGGACGAACGGCACTACGCGCGCGCGGTCATAGCCCAGATCCTGGAGGAGTACGCCCGCGCCGAGATCAACGCCGGGCGTACGCCGCTGGACGCGGAGACGGAGGAGGCGTACGCCGCCGCCGTGCACGCCGCGCTGTTCGGCGTCGGGCGGCTCCAGCCGCTGCTCGACGACCCCGAGGTCGAGAACATCGACATCAACGGCTGCGACCACGTCTTCGTCGGCTACTCCGACGGACGCGAGGCGCGCGGCGAGCCGGTCGCCGAGACCGACGAGGAACTCATCGAGCTCATCCAGATCCTCGGCGCCTACTCCGGTCTGTCGTCCCGCCCCTTCGACTCTGCCAATCCCCAGCTCGACCTGCGGCTGCCCGACGGTTCGCGTCTGTCGGCGGTCATGGACGTCGCCCGGCGCCCCGCGCTCTCCATCCGCCGCGCCCGCATGGGCAAGGTCTTCATCTCCGACCTGGTCGGCAACGGCACCCTCGCCCCCGAGCTGGGCCACTTCCTGGCCTGCGCGGTCCGCGCCCGCAAGAACATCATGATCGCGGGCGCGACCAACGCCGGAAAGACGACGCTGCTGCGCGCCCTCGCCAACGAGATCCCGCCGCACGAGCGGCTGATCACGGTGGAGCGCGCGCTGGAACTCGGCCTCGACACCTTCCCCGACCTGCACCCCAACGTGGTCGCGTTCGAGGAACGGCTGCCCAACTCCGAGGGCCAGGGCACCATCAGCATGGCGGAACTGGTCCGCCGCAGCCTCCGTATGAACCCCTCCCGCGTCATCGTCGGCGAGGTGCTCGGCGACGAGATCGTGACCATGCTGAACGCGATGTCGCAAGGCAACGACGGCTCTCTCTCCACGATCCACGCCAACAGCTCGCACGAGGTCTTCAACCGCATCTCCACGTACGCCCTCCAGGCGTCGGAGCGGCTGCCGATCGAGGCCAGCCAGATGCTGGTGGCCGGCGCGGTGAACTTCGTCGTCTTCATCCAGCGGCGCAACAACTTCCAGAGCGGCGGCCGCCTCCAGCGCGTGGTCACCTCGGTCCGCGAGGTGAACGGCGTCGACGGCCGCGTGCTGTCCAGCGAGGTGTTCGCCGAGGCGCCCGACGGCCAGGTCGTACCGCATGCACCCATAGCCTGCCTGGAGGAACTCATCGCCTACGGCTACCGGCCCAACGGAACGTGGGGGTGA
- a CDS encoding type II secretion system F family protein codes for MGGLFSTTVLYSIGCGVAVGGGLALFLVAVRGLPVKPEHEKRQASERANELIRWAGRRGSLAAIVGLVVLLLTRWAVLGIAAGVLVFFWDRLFGGAAEERAAMKRVEALASWTESLRDTIAGAVGLEQAIPASARAAAPVLRPHLDSLVDRLRSRTPLPDALQHLADEINDASADIIVAALILNARLRGPGLRQVLGALAKSAREEVDMRQRVMAQRASTRRSVQIVVAVSVLFVLGLSVFNRDFVEPYGSPVGQLVLACVCGLFALGFWWLRKLSTIETPERFLVRDGSDVQFVRPRTPGQQGNSGPPGQPGQPAQRLPQPAQPSQASGDEGVRR; via the coding sequence ATGGGCGGCCTGTTCTCCACCACGGTCCTCTACTCGATCGGGTGCGGAGTCGCCGTCGGCGGCGGCCTCGCCCTGTTCCTCGTCGCCGTACGCGGACTTCCCGTCAAGCCCGAGCACGAGAAGCGGCAGGCGAGCGAGCGGGCCAACGAACTCATCCGCTGGGCGGGCCGGCGCGGCTCCCTCGCGGCCATCGTCGGCCTCGTCGTCCTGCTGCTCACCCGCTGGGCGGTGCTGGGCATCGCGGCCGGCGTCCTCGTCTTCTTCTGGGACCGCCTCTTCGGCGGCGCCGCCGAGGAACGCGCCGCCATGAAGCGGGTGGAGGCGCTCGCCTCCTGGACCGAGTCTCTGCGCGACACCATCGCGGGCGCCGTCGGCCTGGAGCAGGCCATCCCGGCCTCCGCCCGCGCCGCCGCGCCCGTACTCCGCCCCCACCTGGACTCCCTGGTCGACCGGCTGCGCTCCCGCACCCCGCTGCCCGACGCGCTCCAGCACCTGGCCGACGAGATCAACGACGCGTCCGCCGACATCATCGTCGCGGCGCTGATTCTCAACGCCCGGCTGCGCGGCCCCGGTCTGCGGCAAGTCCTCGGCGCGCTCGCCAAGTCGGCCCGCGAGGAGGTCGACATGCGCCAGCGCGTGATGGCGCAGCGCGCGTCGACCCGCCGCTCGGTGCAGATCGTCGTCGCGGTGTCGGTGCTGTTCGTCCTCGGCCTGTCCGTCTTCAACCGTGACTTCGTCGAGCCGTACGGTTCGCCCGTCGGCCAGCTGGTGCTGGCCTGCGTGTGCGGGCTGTTCGCGCTGGGCTTCTGGTGGCTGCGCAAGCTGTCGACCATCGAGACGCCGGAGCGCTTCCTGGTCCGGGACGGCTCGGATGTGCAGTTCGTGCGCCCGCGCACCCCGGGTCAGCAGGGCAACTCCGGTCCGCCGGGCCAGCCGGGTCAGCCCGCGCAGCGACTGCCGCAACCGGCACAGCCGTCGCAGGCGTCTGGGGACGAGGGGGTACGACGATGA
- a CDS encoding type II secretion system F family protein, with amino-acid sequence MNLTMPVLVGAVIGLGIYALVRALMPSRRSPIQQVARIDAMRARGAAYGSSRAAQDTSRLGSLRAQVGARVAELYLQQGWEQRSLRADLAVLDRSWEKFLATKALLAAGGLFFGPFLFAIVWTLGFGDSPIIPVWLALLCAALFFFLPDLEVRRDAAEKRRDLRRVIGAYLDLVSMSLAGGRGLPEALMAAAEVSDGWATHRIRNALADARITGISQWQALGQLGEDLGVEELKDLSASLALVADDGAKVRESLASRAETMRHRELSEIEGSAGEKSQSMLVAQLLLCAGFLVFLIYPAAMRVFQV; translated from the coding sequence ATGAACCTGACCATGCCGGTCCTGGTCGGCGCCGTCATCGGCCTGGGCATCTACGCCCTGGTCCGCGCACTGATGCCGAGCAGACGCAGCCCGATCCAGCAGGTCGCCCGGATCGACGCGATGCGGGCGCGCGGGGCGGCGTACGGGTCGTCGCGGGCGGCGCAGGACACCAGCCGCCTCGGCTCGCTGCGGGCCCAGGTCGGCGCACGCGTCGCCGAGCTGTACCTCCAGCAGGGCTGGGAGCAGCGCTCGCTGCGCGCGGACCTGGCGGTGCTGGACCGCAGCTGGGAGAAGTTCCTGGCGACGAAGGCGCTGCTGGCGGCGGGCGGTCTGTTCTTCGGCCCGTTCCTGTTCGCGATCGTATGGACGCTGGGCTTCGGCGACAGTCCGATCATCCCGGTCTGGCTGGCCCTGCTCTGCGCGGCGCTCTTCTTCTTCCTCCCCGACCTGGAGGTACGCAGGGACGCCGCGGAGAAGCGCCGTGACCTGAGGCGCGTCATCGGCGCGTACCTGGACCTGGTCTCCATGAGCCTGGCCGGCGGACGCGGTCTGCCCGAGGCCCTGATGGCGGCGGCGGAGGTGTCGGACGGCTGGGCGACCCACCGCATCCGCAACGCCCTGGCCGACGCGCGCATCACCGGCATCAGCCAGTGGCAGGCGCTGGGCCAGCTCGGCGAGGACCTGGGCGTCGAGGAACTCAAGGACCTCTCCGCCTCGCTCGCCCTGGTGGCGGACGACGGCGCGAAGGTCCGGGAGTCCCTGGCCTCCCGCGCGGAGACCATGCGCCACCGCGAACTGTCCGAGATCGAGGGCAGCGCGGGCGAGAAGTCCCAGTCGATGCTCGTGGCGCAGCTCCTGCTGTGCGCCGGGTTCCTGGTGTTCCTGATCTATCCCGCGGCGATGCGGGTGTTCCAGGTGTGA
- a CDS encoding TadE family protein — translation MPGAARGVRGVLGGALGGVRRRVRRRVETARDAAATRGDDSGMTAIEFVLLTPVLFFMIFATVQFGLYFFADHVAQAAAQAGARKARATADAQPGGWRGEAQDVVDSYIRQLGPQLVLSPDVKLLQPEQDTVGVEITARIPTVFPGLDLTVHAQSMGPVERFVQEGEN, via the coding sequence ATGCCGGGTGCCGCGCGCGGCGTACGCGGCGTGCTCGGCGGCGCCTTGGGGGGCGTACGCAGACGGGTGCGCCGCAGGGTGGAGACCGCGCGGGACGCCGCGGCCACCCGCGGCGACGACTCCGGCATGACCGCGATCGAGTTCGTGCTGCTCACGCCGGTGCTGTTTTTCATGATCTTCGCGACGGTGCAGTTCGGGCTGTACTTCTTCGCCGACCACGTGGCGCAGGCGGCGGCCCAGGCGGGCGCGCGCAAGGCCCGCGCGACGGCCGACGCCCAGCCCGGCGGCTGGCGCGGCGAGGCCCAGGACGTCGTCGACAGCTACATCCGCCAACTCGGCCCGCAGCTGGTCCTGTCCCCGGACGTGAAGCTGCTCCAGCCGGAACAGGACACGGTGGGCGTGGAGATCACGGCGCGCATCCCGACGGTGTTCCCGGGCCTCGACCTGACGGTGCACGCGCAGTCGATGGGCCCGGTGGAACGCTTCGTGCAGGAGGGCGAGAACTAG
- a CDS encoding TadE/TadG family type IV pilus assembly protein translates to MNLSRITRSRRRPGTDEGLSTIEVVILAPVMILFILVLVAFGQLVDGRGALDGAARDAARAGSIQKDHGTAIAEARKAAESNLTDVCSGPVSVVQKSAGFEPDTLFTVEVSCEVRGLASIGLNVPTTLSATFSSPLDPYRRTA, encoded by the coding sequence ATGAACCTCTCCCGCATCACGCGGAGCCGCCGCCGGCCCGGGACGGACGAGGGCCTGTCCACCATCGAGGTGGTCATCCTCGCCCCGGTGATGATCCTCTTCATCCTGGTCCTGGTCGCCTTCGGCCAGTTGGTCGACGGCCGGGGCGCGCTCGACGGCGCGGCGAGGGACGCCGCCCGCGCGGGCTCGATCCAGAAGGACCACGGCACGGCCATCGCGGAGGCCAGGAAGGCGGCGGAGTCCAACCTCACGGACGTCTGCTCCGGCCCCGTCTCGGTCGTCCAGAAGAGCGCCGGCTTCGAACCGGACACCCTCTTCACGGTCGAGGTGAGCTGCGAGGTGCGCGGCCTGGCCTCGATCGGCCTGAACGTCCCGACGACCCTCTCGGCGACCTTCAGCTCCCCGCTGGACCCGTACCGGAGGACCGCGTGA
- a CDS encoding TadE/TadG family type IV pilus assembly protein, with protein sequence MRSPVREWLAARRAHLDDRGSGAGAVIIFALVFLSLSAFVIDGGMSISKRERAADIAEQAARYAAQDIDREALYDDVGGPAPINYENCDARVKAFATEMDMTGADIAATYCVTADAAQVEVEVQLTYSPVFTGMFYGGDVVVHGQAVAENEVG encoded by the coding sequence GTGAGATCTCCCGTACGCGAGTGGCTCGCCGCCCGGCGCGCGCACCTGGACGACCGCGGCTCGGGCGCCGGCGCGGTCATCATCTTCGCCCTGGTCTTCCTCTCCCTCTCCGCCTTCGTCATCGACGGCGGCATGTCCATCTCGAAGCGCGAACGCGCCGCGGACATCGCCGAACAGGCCGCGCGCTACGCCGCCCAGGACATCGACCGCGAGGCCCTCTACGACGACGTGGGCGGCCCCGCCCCCATCAACTACGAGAACTGCGACGCCCGGGTCAAGGCCTTCGCCACGGAGATGGACATGACCGGCGCGGACATCGCCGCGACATACTGCGTCACGGCCGACGCGGCCCAGGTCGAGGTCGAGGTCCAGCTCACGTACTCCCCGGTCTTCACCGGCATGTTCTACGGCGGCGACGTGGTGGTCCACGGGCAGGCGGTGGCGGAGAACGAGGTGGGGTGA
- a CDS encoding putative T7SS-secreted protein, with protein MTRPAAHRWAVLDETSDPIPGDPEEVARLGRQLRKTAEAIEKEAREIKELASVENWKGKAATEFRGAAEGAGDKLRKAFKRYDEAADALGTRVVDGVCSTEYASELHRAQQMADKALHDAEAADEDDRAAQRSLDGQPEDVPKDDPDTKKYKEQQENASSALSAAKEALRAAKEVRDAAASRAADAIHDVIENDGLKDGWTDKFKNWVHENAGWLTQISKWAGRIALWAGVAALALGWIPVIGQAIAVVANAVALLASVVALATDLVLALGGEGSWKSVILDAVGVATFGLGRAAMAGAKGVAAGSKTLARSNLYKNAVASGMKTNKAWNLANRGAQGAIRGKDAARAMAAMPKGKLPTWSNLKEGFSPVSLYRDSVDGVKSIGNAFSRQGWREGLQGMAAPRSAGTLDPDLARAAADLDGIAPAATQMPAVSSALNNFSGQTNVWAGATATGVAAGSEGAYGAVTSLYEGATG; from the coding sequence GTGACGCGTCCCGCAGCCCACCGCTGGGCGGTGCTCGACGAGACCTCCGACCCGATACCCGGCGATCCCGAGGAGGTGGCCCGGCTCGGCCGGCAGTTGCGCAAGACCGCCGAGGCCATCGAGAAGGAGGCCCGGGAGATCAAGGAACTGGCCTCCGTCGAGAACTGGAAGGGCAAGGCGGCCACCGAGTTCCGCGGAGCGGCCGAGGGCGCCGGTGACAAGCTCCGCAAGGCGTTCAAGCGGTACGACGAGGCCGCCGACGCGCTCGGTACGCGCGTCGTGGACGGGGTGTGCAGCACGGAGTACGCCTCGGAGCTGCACCGGGCTCAGCAGATGGCCGACAAGGCGTTGCACGACGCCGAGGCCGCCGACGAGGACGACCGCGCCGCGCAGCGGTCACTGGACGGGCAGCCCGAGGACGTACCCAAGGACGATCCCGACACCAAGAAGTACAAGGAGCAGCAGGAGAACGCCTCGTCGGCGCTGTCCGCGGCCAAGGAGGCACTGCGCGCCGCCAAGGAGGTCCGCGACGCCGCCGCGAGCCGGGCGGCGGACGCGATCCACGACGTCATCGAGAACGACGGTCTCAAGGACGGCTGGACGGACAAGTTCAAGAACTGGGTCCACGAGAACGCCGGCTGGCTCACCCAGATCTCCAAATGGGCGGGCCGAATCGCGTTGTGGGCAGGCGTGGCGGCGCTCGCCCTGGGCTGGATCCCGGTCATCGGCCAGGCCATCGCCGTCGTCGCCAACGCCGTTGCCCTGCTGGCCAGCGTCGTCGCCCTCGCGACCGACCTGGTGCTGGCGCTCGGAGGTGAGGGCAGCTGGAAGTCGGTGATCCTGGACGCCGTCGGCGTCGCCACCTTCGGCCTCGGACGCGCGGCGATGGCGGGTGCCAAGGGCGTCGCGGCAGGCAGCAAGACGCTCGCGCGGAGCAACCTCTACAAGAACGCCGTGGCCTCCGGAATGAAGACCAACAAGGCATGGAACCTCGCCAATCGGGGTGCGCAGGGCGCCATCCGCGGCAAGGACGCCGCACGGGCGATGGCCGCGATGCCCAAGGGGAAGCTGCCCACCTGGAGCAACCTGAAGGAGGGGTTCAGTCCCGTCTCCCTGTACCGCGACAGCGTCGACGGCGTGAAGTCCATCGGCAACGCGTTCTCCAGGCAGGGCTGGCGCGAGGGTCTCCAGGGCATGGCCGCGCCCCGTTCGGCGGGCACCCTCGATCCCGACCTGGCCAGGGCGGCCGCCGACCTCGACGGCATCGCACCCGCGGCGACGCAGATGCCGGCGGTCAGCAGCGCCCTGAACAACTTCTCCGGCCAGACCAATGTGTGGGCCGGTGCCACGGCCACGGGTGTCGCCGCCGGTTCCGAGGGCGCCTACGGCGCGGTCACGTCCCTGTACGAAGGGGCCACGGGATGA
- a CDS encoding putative T7SS-secreted protein, translated as MSHRPTDWHVLDLESDPTPGDPQRIRKLAGTLHDFADDVGDVLRDLKGIAKEEEILSWAGKTAAVFAEEFADAPKKLRKLRKSYNLAGDALTSFWPDLQDAQDKADKALRDGRKAREELTTAQTALTGADDWVRRATEKTDSYDPAKSGGKDVPKPDEADVRRATRDAQHAKARQAAAERNVESAQTALDAAKKLAGQAKGLREDAARRTVTKLREASDAGIPNRHWWEEIGDWVTDNWDEIVTICKWVVTIVGIIVMIVGGPLGWLVFAAALVVMADTIRKVIKGEAGWGDLLWAALDCIPATKGFTSLAKLGKLWKAGGLKALGAGFMGGIGGGLKNLAASLRGMRDGVTRLVQVERLLQTGGSLRRVRGDVDFVTDWADEAYDVIRGSDDIDNIARTAADHGFSRSEVEQIKNHLFHEEHLLDSYGDAYTARFDANPRIAEAWQRLDSGNPHPADIDLLRHELHESNYMRDTGNQSYSTAHKATIDAGYTWDQAAAARDGHGRPVGVGE; from the coding sequence GTGTCGCACAGGCCCACGGACTGGCACGTACTCGACCTGGAGAGCGACCCGACGCCGGGCGACCCGCAACGCATACGCAAACTCGCCGGCACCCTGCACGACTTCGCCGACGACGTGGGCGACGTACTGCGTGATCTCAAGGGCATCGCCAAGGAGGAGGAGATCCTCTCCTGGGCGGGCAAGACCGCGGCCGTGTTCGCGGAGGAGTTCGCGGATGCCCCGAAGAAGCTGCGCAAGCTGAGGAAGTCGTACAACCTTGCGGGCGACGCGCTGACGTCGTTCTGGCCCGACCTTCAGGACGCCCAGGACAAGGCCGACAAGGCGCTGCGCGACGGCCGCAAGGCACGTGAGGAACTCACCACCGCCCAGACGGCGTTGACCGGCGCCGACGACTGGGTCCGCAGGGCGACGGAGAAGACCGACTCGTACGACCCCGCCAAGAGCGGCGGCAAGGACGTCCCCAAGCCGGACGAGGCCGACGTCCGCCGCGCGACCCGCGACGCCCAGCACGCGAAGGCCCGCCAGGCGGCGGCGGAGCGGAACGTCGAGAGCGCGCAGACCGCGCTGGACGCGGCCAAGAAGCTCGCCGGTCAGGCCAAGGGTCTGCGCGAGGACGCCGCCCGCCGAACCGTGACCAAGCTCCGGGAAGCCTCCGACGCCGGAATTCCGAACCGGCACTGGTGGGAGGAGATCGGCGACTGGGTCACCGACAACTGGGACGAGATCGTCACCATATGCAAGTGGGTCGTGACGATCGTCGGCATCATCGTGATGATCGTCGGTGGCCCGCTGGGGTGGCTGGTCTTCGCGGCGGCGCTCGTCGTGATGGCGGACACGATAAGAAAAGTCATCAAGGGCGAGGCAGGCTGGGGTGATCTCCTATGGGCTGCCCTGGACTGCATACCTGCCACGAAGGGCTTCACCAGCCTCGCCAAGCTCGGCAAGCTGTGGAAGGCGGGCGGGCTCAAGGCACTCGGCGCCGGATTCATGGGCGGGATCGGCGGCGGCCTCAAGAATTTGGCGGCCTCACTCCGGGGAATGCGCGATGGAGTCACGCGGCTGGTACAAGTCGAGCGTCTCCTACAAACGGGAGGATCCCTGCGTCGCGTACGTGGCGACGTGGACTTCGTCACCGACTGGGCGGATGAAGCATACGATGTAATCCGTGGTTCCGACGACATCGACAACATCGCCAGGACTGCGGCCGATCACGGGTTCTCCCGATCCGAGGTCGAACAGATCAAGAATCATCTCTTTCACGAGGAGCATCTCCTCGACAGCTATGGCGACGCCTACACGGCCAGATTCGACGCCAATCCACGTATCGCAGAGGCTTGGCAGCGACTCGACAGCGGCAATCCGCACCCTGCCGACATCGATCTCCTGCGGCACGAGCTACACGAGTCCAACTACATGCGGGACACCGGAAACCAGAGCTACAGCACTGCCCACAAGGCCACGATCGACGCTGGCTACACTTGGGACCAAGCAGCCGCAGCGCGTGACGGTCACGGGCGACCGGTCGGAGTAGGAGAATGA
- a CDS encoding DUF397 domain-containing protein has product MRRSTTETPHWRKSSFSGGGDGNTCVEIAPLRSRVLIRDSKSPTHGTVTVPLASFTALVRSLKTPAT; this is encoded by the coding sequence ATGAGGCGATCCACGACCGAAACTCCGCACTGGCGAAAGTCGTCGTTCTCCGGCGGCGGCGACGGCAACACCTGCGTGGAGATCGCCCCTTTGCGCAGCCGCGTGTTGATACGCGACTCCAAGAGCCCCACCCACGGCACCGTGACCGTCCCGCTCGCATCCTTCACCGCACTCGTGCGAAGCCTCAAGACACCGGCCACCTGA
- a CDS encoding helix-turn-helix domain-containing protein produces the protein MPPKRHLTARRVRLGTELRKLREAMGMKAREAAELLGADSVQMSQIESGVAGVSAKRVRRLAAHYACTDESLIEALEAMATDRTRGWWEEYRGVLPPVFLDTAEVEHHATALREIVITHVPGLLQTPDYARAVYTYMMPGLPDSELLPRVEHRMRRRSVIEGDKPTPYDTIVHEFALRVRVADRPVAHAQLRQILAQIEDGHANVRVIPVDQDGFAGAEASMMQACGPVPQLDTALRDSPTGTAFIDAEPQLNQLRTLFRKVEQASLSPTASRDFIHRLTKEL, from the coding sequence TTGCCGCCGAAGAGACATCTCACGGCCCGCAGGGTGCGACTGGGCACTGAACTGCGCAAACTCCGCGAGGCAATGGGCATGAAGGCCCGAGAGGCCGCCGAGTTGCTTGGCGCCGACTCGGTCCAGATGAGCCAGATCGAGTCCGGGGTGGCCGGAGTGAGCGCGAAACGCGTACGTCGGCTCGCGGCCCACTACGCCTGCACGGACGAAAGCCTGATCGAGGCACTCGAGGCCATGGCCACCGACCGCACCCGTGGATGGTGGGAGGAGTACCGGGGCGTGCTTCCCCCGGTGTTCCTGGACACGGCCGAGGTCGAGCACCATGCGACGGCGCTGCGCGAGATTGTGATCACGCACGTACCCGGCCTGCTCCAGACCCCCGACTACGCCCGCGCGGTCTACACGTACATGATGCCGGGCCTGCCCGACAGCGAGCTGCTCCCCCGCGTGGAGCACCGGATGCGGCGGCGCTCGGTGATCGAGGGCGACAAGCCGACTCCTTACGACACGATCGTTCACGAATTCGCACTCAGGGTCCGCGTGGCCGACCGTCCGGTGGCACACGCTCAGCTTCGTCAAATCCTCGCGCAGATCGAGGACGGTCACGCGAACGTACGGGTGATTCCAGTCGATCAAGACGGCTTCGCCGGCGCCGAGGCGTCGATGATGCAAGCCTGCGGCCCCGTGCCCCAGCTGGATACCGCACTCCGCGACTCCCCCACCGGCACCGCCTTCATCGATGCGGAACCACAACTGAACCAGCTTCGAACACTGTTCCGTAAGGTGGAGCAGGCGTCGCTGAGCCCCACGGCGTCGCGAGACTTCATCCACCGGCTGACGAAGGAACTATGA